The Pseudomonas multiresinivorans DNA window CGTTGCGCAGCGAACGGGTGCCGCTGAGCAGGCGACGGGCGTGCTGCAACACCAGTTGGCCCTGGCCGGTGAGGCGGAAGTCGCGGCTCTGGCGGTCCACCAGCTCGCAGTCGAGATCGCGCTCCAGGGTCTGGATGCTGCGGCTCAGCGCCGACTGGCTGAGGCCGATGGCATCGGCGGCGCGCTGGTAGTTCTGGAAGTCGGCGAGGGCGGCCAGGTGGCGAAGCTGTCGGAGTTCCATCATGCATCCTGCGCATTAAAGTGTTGAGTCGAATGAATTTGATGGATAACAGAGCGAGCTGATCTAGTAAACCGGTCACCGAACCGGTCCGCCACCATGTCGCCTCTGCTCTTCGCTTCCAGTGCCTTCGCCAGCACCATCCTGCTGCACGCCGCCCGGCTCGGGCTCAGCGCCGTCGACCTGCGTCTGCGCGCCGGCATTGCCGAAGCTTTGCTGGAAGACCACCGCGGGCGCATTCCAGCGCTGCAGGTGGAGCAGCTGTGGCGCGAGTGCGAGCTGGCCAGCGGCAATCCGCACTTCGGCTGCGAGATGGTCAACGGCATGGCGACCCATTGCTTGCAGGGGCTGAACATACTGCTGGATTCCGCGCCGGACCTGGGCACCAGCCTGCGCGCGTTCTGCGAGCACGTGCCGTCGGTGACCAATTGCGTGGACGCGCGGTTGGAGTTCGATGGCGAGAACACTCGCCTGGTCCTCGATCCGGTCACCCAGGACCTGCATCACTTCGGCCTCGACGCCGCCGTGCTCACCTTGATCCGCAATATCTCGCGGCGAATCGGCCGCTCGCCGCAGGGCGTGTTCAACGCCGTGGGGATCGGCCCGCGGCAGCGCTGCGAGGAAATGCTGACGCTCTGGAACGTGCCTTGGCAGGTCACGCCGACGCCATTCCTGCAACTGCCCACTGCGCTGCTGGGCACGCCGCTGCCGGGTGCCAACGAGTTCCTCTACCAGAGCCTGCACCGGCAATGGTGCGGCGCCGCGCAGACCGGGGAGGGCGATGGCCTGAGCCTGGCGCGCATCTGGCTGCGTTCGTCCGACCAGCCCATCGAGCGCATCGCCGAACGCATCGGTTACCGCCAGAGCGGCAACTTCATTCGCGCCTTCCGCAAGCGCTTCGGCATCACGCCCAAGCAGTTCCGTCTGGGCCAGTCGATCGGCGCATGATCGAAATTTGTCGCTCCCGGCTTGTGGCGGAAAGGGCCGCCGCCGTCATGGTGCTCCCGCGGTACCTCATACCCGGAGCCCATAATGACAAGAATCCATCCGGCCGCCGTTCCCCCCGTCTGCCGGGGGCGGCGCCCACGCAGCTTTGCCCAACCTCTCCTGCTGAGCCTCGCGGTGACCGGCGCCAGCCACGCGCAGGCCACCACCTTCGAGATGAACGACGACTGGAGCCTGTCCACCAAGACCACGCTGAGCCTGGGCGCCAGCTGGTCGGCGCAGGACCCGGACCGGCACCTGATGACCCACGCCAACGCGGTGCAGGCGCAGCACATCAATAACGCCGACGGCACCAGCGTCAGCGCCGACGACAACCGCCTGAACTTCAAGAAGGGCGACCCGATCTCGCAGATGTTCAAGGGCCTCACCGACTTCAGCCTGGAGGGCCAGGGGCAGGGCGCCTTCATCCGCTTCAAGTACTGGTACGACAACGCCTACGAAACCGGCGACGGGCGCTTCAAGGACTTCGACGACAGCGGCTGGCCGACCCTGGCCCGCTACCACGGCTTCGATACCCTCGATGCCTACGTGTGGAAGGACTTCGACGTCGACGAGCATCCGCTGAACCTCAAGCTCGGCAAGCAGGTGCTGTCCTGGGGCGAGGCGATCCTGATCCAGAACGGCATCAACGTAATCAACCCGCTGGACTACAGCGCTTTCAACAAGCCCGGCGTGGACATCAAGGAAGGCCAGCTGCCGGTGGAGATGCTTTCCTTCAACCTCGGCCTGACCGACAAGGTGAACCTCGAAGGCTTCTACCAGTACAACTGGCGACCCAGCGTGCTGGACGGCTGCGGCACCTTCTTCGCCACCAGCGATGCCATCCAGCCCGGCTGCGGGCCGCTGTACCTGAGCCAGACGCAGACCGACGCGCAGATGCAGGCCAGCGGCCTGTACGCCGCCCATGGCGACGACCAGGACCCGTCCGACCAGGGGCAGTGGGGCGTTGCCCTGCGCACGCTGATCAGTTCGCTGAACGACGCCGAAGCGGCGTTCTACTACGTCAACTACCACGCACGCCTGCCGTACCTGGAGCTGACCGCGCGGGACGCCAGCAGGCCCGGCAACTTCCCCATCGGACGGGTGCAGGGGCCGGTGTATGCCGCGGCCTTCCCCGAGAACATCCACCTCTACGGCATGAGCATCAACGGCGCGCTACCCGGCTGGGGCACCTCGCTGGCGGCGGAGCTGAGCTACCGGCCGAACATGCCGGTGGGCCTGAACGGCCCGGACATGAACGTGGCAATGATCACCGGCCCGGCCGGCAGCTCGGCCATCGACGGCATCCCCGCCAGCGCCACTACCAGCGGCCAGTCCCTGGATGGCTGGGTGCGCAAGCCGGTGTGGCAGATGACTGCCTCGGCCACCCAGATCATCGACAACGTGCTCGGCGCCACGCGCCTGACCCTGCTCGGTGAAGCTGGCGTGGTGCATGTCGGCGATGTAGGTGATGAACGCCTCGGGCGCAACGCCGCCTTCGGCCGCAGCGCGCGCCTGGATGGCGCCGCCTGCAATGCGCCGAGCACCGGAGTGACCAACCGCTACTGCACCGACGACGGCTTCACCACGCCCTGGTCCTGGGGCTACCGCCTGCGCGCGGGCCTGGAATACAGCGATGTGCTGCCCGGCGTGAACATGCTGCCCAGCCTGAACTTCCGCCATGACGTGGAGGGCTACTCCTACGATCCGGGCGGCCCGTTCCAGGAAGGGCAGATGGCGGCCGGCCTCTCCCTGGCCTTCAACTACCTCAACGATTACAGCCTGGAGTTCGGCTACAACGCCTTCTTCGGCAACAACAAGTACAGCACGCTCGACGACCGCGACTTCTACAGCGTCAGCGCCAAGGTCGACTTCTGAGGAACCTGCCGATGCAACTCATGCGAATCACTGCCCTGGCGCTCGCCATGGGCCTGGCCGTTGGCGCCCACGCCGACTCCGTCGCCGACCTGGGCGGCAAACTCACCCCGGTGGGCGCCGAGAAAGCCGCCAACGCCGACGGCAGCATCCCCGCCTGGGACGGCGGCCTGGCGCCCAACGCCGGGCAGGTCGACGCCAAGGGCGGCTACGCCAACCCCTACGCTGCCGAGAAGCCGCTGTTCAGCATCACCCCGGCCAACGCCGCGCAGTACAGCCAGTGGCTGAGCCCGGGCGAGCAGGCGATGCTCAAACGCTACCCGAATACCTACAGGATCAACGTCTACCCCAGCCACCGCAGCGCTCGGCTGCCCGACGAGATCAACGCCGAGACTCGAAAAAACGCCGAGCAGAGCAAGCTCGCTGACGGCGGCAACGGCGTGCTCAATTACCACCGGGGCGTCCCGTTCCCGCTGCCCAGGGAAGGCGTCGAGGCGATCTGGAACCACATCACCCGCTACCGCGGCGGCAGCATCGAGCGCACCTTCAGCTCGGCCAACGTGAAGGAAAACGGCGTCTACAGCCTGGTGCGCTCGCAGACCGAGATGAACTACGCCGAGACACTCTCCGACCTGCCGGCCGACGCCAATGTCCTGTTCCTCTTCAAGACCCGTGTACTGGAGCCGGCACGGCTGTCTGGCGAAGCCGTGCTGTCCCACGAGCCGATGGACCAGGTGGCCGAACCGCGCGCCGCCTGGCAGTACATTCCCGGCCAGCGCCGAGTGCGGCGCGCCCCGCTGATCGCCTACGACAACAGCGCGCGCTACAGCGACGGCATGATCACCGCCGACAGCCTCGACGGCTTCAACGGCGCGCCGGATCGCTACGACTGGAAGCTGGTGGGCAAGCAGGAGCTGTTCGTGCCCTACAACAGCTTCCGCCTGTACGACCGCTCGGTGAAGTACGCCGACATCCTCAAGACCAACCACCTCAACCCGGACCTGGCGCGCTTCGAGAAGCACCGCGTGTGGGTCGTCGAGGCCACTCTCAAGCCAGGCGCGCGGCACATCTACAGCAAGCGCCGCTACTACCTGGACGAGGACAGCTGGAACATCGTCCTCGGCGAGTTCTACGACAGCCGCGGCGAGCTGTGGCGCAACTACCAGTCCCACGCCATGCCGTATTACGACAAGCAGTTCACCTACGAAGCGCTGGCGGGGGCCTTTGACCTGATCAGCGGGCGCTACTTCGTCAACGGCCTGATGAACGAGGAGAACAGCGGGCTGAAGACCGGGCAGACAGCGAAGATGAGCGACTACACGCCGTCTGATCTGCGGCGCTGGGCGAAGTAAGGCTTCCGCTCCTTTGTCCCGGCTGGGCGTAGCCGGGGCGGTTGCGCCCTCTCCGGATTACGGAGAGGGCGTTTTTGTTTTTCGGCGGGATGCTGCTGGGCTGCCCGGCGCAAGTGCATTCCCTCACCCTAACCCTCTCCCAGGGGGAGAGGGGACTGTCCTGAGCGAGCTGCTCATTCGGCGTTAGCCGGCTGACTCAGAAACATCCGCAAAGCGCCGAACGGCCCCGGAGCGGGGCGTACAGCCAGGGCTGGGGTGAGGGCAAGCCCGAGCACAATTACCCCCCTTGTAGGAGCGAGCTTGCTCGCGAATGGGGTTTCCGGCGACTCCGGTGCCAGGCGGTTCGCGAGCAAGCTCGCTCCTACAATCGAACCGGAAGTCCTTCCTATCGACAAGAAAAAATCAGCATCGTATTCTGCACAGCGAAACATGATTCCGTAAAACAAAAGAAAGACGGAGCACAGCATGTCAGAAGCGGTACAGCTCGAACGCCGGGGCGAGATCGCCCTGGTGACGGTCGACAACCCACCGGTGAACGCCCTCGGACACGCCGTCCGCGCCGGGCTCCTCGCCGCCTTCCAGCAGGCCGATGCCGATCCGCAGGTGCGCGCGGTGGTACTGGTCTGTTCCGGGCGCACCTTCATGGCCGGCGCCGATATCCGCGAGTTCGGCAAACCGCCGCAGGCGCCTTCGCTGCCGGAAGTGGTCGAGGTCATCGAAGGCTCGACCAAGCCCAGCGTTGCCGTGATCCACGGCACGGCCCTGGGCGGCGGCCTGGAAGTCGCGTTGTCCTGCCATTACCGCATCGCCCGCCGCGATGCCCAGGTCGGCCTGCCGGAAGTGAAGCTCGGCCTGCTCCCCGGCGCCGGCGGCACCCAACGCCTGCCGCGTCTTGCCGGTGTGGAAAAGGCCCTGGACATGATCGTCAGCGGCACGCCGATCCGCGCAGCCGAAGCCCTGGAATTCAACGTCGTCGACGAACTGTTCGACGGCGACCTGAGCGAAGCCGGCCTCGCCTTCGCCCAGCGCCTGCTGGCGGACGGCAAGGGCCCGCGCCGCACCGGCGAGCGCAACGAGCGCGTGCAGCAAACCGGCCTCGCCGAGGTGATCGCCCACAAGCGCGGCGAAGTGCAGAAACGCCTGCCCGGCCAGTTCTCCCCACAGCGCTGCATCGACGCCGTGGAAGCCGCCACCCAATTGCCGCTGCGTGAAGGTCTCGCCCGCGAGCGCGCGCTGTTCCAGCAATGCATGGAGTCGCCGCAGCGCGCCGCGCAGATTCACGCCTTCTTCGCCGAGCGCGAAGCGGCCAAGGTCGAAGGCCTCGCGCCCGAGACTCAACCGCGCGAGGTGCGCAGCGCCGCGGTGATCGGCGGCGGCACCATGGGCGTGGGCATCGTCCTGTGCTTCGCCAACACCGGCATCCCGGTGAAGCTGCTGGAAGTGAACGACGAAGCCCTGCAACGCGGCCTCGACCGCGCCCGCAGCCTGTACGCCGCCAGCGTGGCACGCGGCAGCCTGGGCGCCGAAGAGATGGAGCGGCGCCTGGGCCTGATCAGTGGCGTACTCGATTACGCCGCGCTGGGCGACGTGGACGTGGTGGTCGAAGCCGTGTTCGAAAGCCTGGAAGTGAAGCGCCAGGTCTTCGAGCAACTGGACGCTGTGTGCAAACCCGGCGCAATCCTCGCCAGCAACACCTCCTCGCTGGACCTCGACGAAATCGCCGCCTTCACCAAGCGTCCGCAGGACGTGATCGGCCTGCACTTCTTCAGCCCGGCCAACGTCATGCGCCTGCTGGAGGTGGTGCGCGGCAAGGCCACCTCGGACGCCGTGCTGGCCTCCGCCATGCAGCTGGGCAAGCGCCTGAAGAAGGTCTCGGTGGTGGTCGGCGTATGTGATGGCTTCGTCGGCAACCGCATGATCTTCCAGTACGGCCGCCAGGCCGAGTTCCTGCTGGAGGAGGGCGCCACACCCGCGCAGGTGGACCGTGCGCTGCGCACCTTCGGCATGGCCATGGGGCCGCTGGCGGTGCGCGATATGTCGGGCCTGGACATCAGCCACGCGATCCGCTCGCGCCAGCGACCGAATCTGAAACCCGGCCAGACCCTGCCCACCGTACTCGACCACCTGATCGCCGCCGGCATGCTCGGGCAGAAGACCGGCACCGGCTTCTACCTGTACGGCGAAGGCGGCCGCGCCCCGCAGGACAACCCGGCGCTGCCGGCCATGCTGGAGCAGGCCGCGACCGAACGCGGCATCAGCCGTGGGCTGGTGAGCGACGAGGAAATCGTCGAGCGCTGCATCTACGCGCTGATCAACGAGGCGGCGAACATCCTCGACGAAGGCATCGCCCAGCGCGCCAGCGACGTCGACGTGATCTTCCTCAACGGCTACGGCTTCCCCGCCTGGCGCGGCGGCCCGCTGTTCCATGCCGACAGCGTCGGCCTTGCCCACGTGCTCGAAAGAATCCGCGAGTTCCACCAGCGTCTTGGCGCCTGGTGGAAACCCGCGCCGCTACTCGAACGCCTGGTGGCCGAAGGCCGCCGCTTCGCCGATCTCTGAGGACCTGCCATGGACATCCATTTCACCCCCGACGAACTGGCCTTCCGCGATGAAGTCCGCGCCTTCCTCGAAGCCAGGTTGCCCAAGGACATCGCCACCAAGGTGCGCCTGGGCAAGCACCTGAACAAGGGCGACCACCAGCGCTGGCAGCGCGTGCTGACCGAGCAAGGCTGGTACGCCACGCACTGGCCGGAGGAATACGGCGGCACCGGCTGGAACGCCGTGCAGAAGCACATCTTCGAGGAGGAATGCGCCGCGTTCGGTGCGCCGCGCACCATCCCCTTCGGCGTCAACATGGTTGCCCCGGTGATCATCAAGTTCGGCACACCCGAGCAACAGGCGCACTACCTGCCACGCATCCTCGACGGCACCGACTGGTGGTGCCAGGGCTACTCCGAACCAGGCGCCGGCTCCGACCTCGCCTCGCTGAAGACCCGCGCGGCGCGCGACGGCGATCACTACGTGGTGAGCGGCCAGAAGACCTGGACCACCCTCGGCCAGCACGCCGACTGGATATTCTGCCTGGTGCGCACCGACCCGGAGGCGCAGCAGCAGCGCGGCATCAGCTTCCTGCTGATCGACATGCAGACACCGGGCATCACCGTGCGCCCGATCATCACCCTCGACGGCGAGCACGAGGTCAACGAAGTCTTCTTCGACAACGTACGCGTGCCGGTGGAAAACCTCGTCGGCCGCGAGAACGAAGGCTGGACCTGCGCCAAGTACCTGCTCACCTACGAGCGCACCGGGCTGGCCGGCATCGGCGCCTCCAAGGCGGTGCTCGCGCACCTCAAGCGCGTGGCCAGCCGCGAGCTGTGCGACGGCAAGCCGATGCTCGAAGACCCGCTGTTCCGCGCCCAGGTAGCGGAGGTGGAAATGCAGCTGATGGCCATCGAGATGAGCACCCTGCGCATCCTCGCAGCCGCCCGCGAAGGCGGCGTTCCGGGCGCAGAAAGCTCGATCCTGAAGGTGAAGGGCACCGAAATCCGCCAGGCCATCAGCCACCTGCTGCGCAAGGTGCTCGGCCCCTACGCGCTGCCCTTCATCGAGGACGAATTCGAGCTGGGCGCCGAGCCGCTGCACGCGGACTATTCGGCGGCGCCCGCCAGCCAGTACTTCAACCTGCGCAAGCTGTCGATCTTCGGCGGCTCCAACGAAATCCAGAAGAACATCGTCTCCAAGATGATTCTCGAACTGTGAGGCACCGAGCATGGACTTCAAACTGAGCGAAGAGCAGCAGATGCTGCAGGACACCGCGGCGCGCCTGGTGCGCGACGCCTATCCGTTCGACAAGCGCGAGGGCTTCAGCCAGAGCGAGCGGGGCTACAGCGTCGACTTCTGGCGCCAGCTCGGCGAGCTGGGACTGACCTCGGTGTCGCTGCCGGAAGGCTACGGCGGCTTCGGCGGCGGCGTGGAAAGCATGCTGGTGCTCACCGAACTGGGGCGCGGCCTGTGCCTGGAGCCGTACCTGCAATCGGTGGTGCACGGCGGCGGGCTGATCGCCCAACTGGGCAGCGAGGCGCAGAAGGAGCATTGGTTGCCGCGCATCGCCAGCGCAGAGGCGCAATTGGCCGTCGCGCTGGAAGAGCCGCAGAGCCATTACCAGTTGCATGACGTGCAGACCCGCGCGGAGCAAACCGGCGATAGCTGGAAACTCAGCGGCCGCAAGGCGGTGGTGATCGGCGGGCAGAGCGCCACGGCGATCCTCGTCTCGGCGCGGGTGTCCGGCAATGCGCGGGACGACGCGGGCATCGGCCTGTTCCTGGTCGACCCGCAGCAGGCTGGTGTCACTCGCCGCGAGTATCCAACCGTGGACGGCCAGCGCGCCTGCGAGCTGTTCCTCGACGGCGCTATCGGCGAAGCCATCGGCACGCCGGGTGAGGCGCTGCCGGCACTGCGTTACCAGCAGGGCCGCGCCATCGCCGGGCAATGCGCCGAAGCCCTCGGCAGCCTGCAGGAAGCCTGCGCGCTGACCCTGGACTACCTGAAGACGCGCAAGCAGTTCGGCATCCCCATCGGCAAGTTCCAGGTGCTGCAGCACCGCATGGTGGACATGCGCAGCGAACTGGAACAGGCCACCAGCATGGCGATCCTCGCCGCCTGCGTCGCCGACCAGCCCGACAGCGCCGAGCGCAGCCGCACCCTGGCGGCGGCCAAGTTCATCGTCACCCGCGCCGCGCGCTACGTCGCCGAGCAGGCGATCCAGCTGCACGGCGGCATCGGCATGACCTGGGAATACGTCCTCGCGCACCACGCCAAGCGGCTGGTGATGCTCAGCCACCAGCTGGGCGATGACGATCATCACCTGAAGGTTTATGCAGGACTGATGGAAGTCGCGTGAGGCGCAACGCCGTTTCGTTGTAGGAGCGAGGGGGACGCCTAGTTGTGTAAACCCAGTAGGTTGTTCAGTGGAATGCGGCTGATGGGTGGGCAGTAATGCAGACTGGAGTGAGGCCTGTGCCAGTTGTATTGGTGTAGCCAGAGGGCCAGATGCTGGGCGCGCTGCTCAGAGCTCTCGTAGCTACGGGCGTAGGCCCACTCCCGCAAGCTGGTTTGAATGAAGCGCTCAGCTTTGCCATTGGTACGTGGGGTGTAGGGTCTGGTGCGGATATGTCGTAAGCCCAGACGCCGGCATAGGCGGCGGAATAGACCTGATCGGTAGCAGGCACCGTTGTCAGTCATGACCCGAGTAAATCGAATCTTCAGCGAGCGGTAGTAGCGCAAAGCCTGGAGCAGAGCGCGACAGGCACTTCCACCTCGTTCATCAGCATGCAGGCTGGAGAAGGCGATGCGCGAGGCATCGTCGATGGCGACATGGACAAACTCCCAGCCCGCTCCGTCAGAGCCCATCAGCCGGGTTCCCGTAACTCGATGTCCCGGTCTCCAAAAGCGTGCGAGCTTCTTGATATCCAGATGCAGTAGATCACCTGGTTGAGCGTACTGATAACGCCTGATCGGCGGAGCGGGCTCCAACTCGGGGAGCCGATTGAGTCCGAGTCGTTTGAGGTGGCGAGCGATGGTACTGACTGCCAGCCCTAACTCGTTGGCAATTTGCCGATAGGTTTGACGGGCGCTGCGCCGCTCAATCAGCCTTTCGAGCCGGGACTCGGGTGTGGCATGGGGGCAGGCGTGAGGGCGCGAAGTGCGATCCATCATGCCGGCCTCTCCCTCTTCGCGGTAACGCCGAAGCCATTTGTAGGCCGTACGTACGCTGACACCGGCCGCCTGCGCTGCCTCTTCAGCACGTAACCCCTGAAGCATGCGCTGGACTAAAAGGGCTCGACCGCGCGGTGTAAGACGGGCATGTTTATGCAGGTTCATTCGGGGCTCCTGGAAGGATTGGTTGGTCGCACTTCCAGTTTTCCGGGTAAGCCCCGGATGAACAACCTACCGAGAGATCACACCTAGTCCTTGCTCGCGAAAGGATTCACCGGCGGCTCCAATGCTGGGCGGTTCGCGAGCAAGCTCGCTCCTACAAGGGGAAGTCCTGAGCGGAAGCCTGCCCTCTCCCTAACCCTCTCCCTGAAGGGAGAGGGGACTGTTCTGAGCTGATGGATATGCCGGCGCTCACCGGCTAACTACGTCATTTCCGAACACGCCGATCGACTCCCTCTCCCTTCAGGGAGAGGGCTGGGGAGAGGGTGCATGAGCGGCAGCGGAGTTGATCGCGAAAATCAGGCCCCGAGGCTCTCGATATCCCGCGCCAGAATCTCCAGCTCATGGGCCAGCGACCCGCGCAGCGTCTCCTCGCTGAGCTGGAACGACGGCGCCCCGCAGGTCAGCGCCATCAGCCCGCCGTCGGCCAGGCGCAGCGGCACACCTGCCGCGCGCACGTTGCGGTCCCAGTCGCCCAGCGACAGGCAGAAGCCATGCTCGTAATACTCCTCGAAGGACGCATCGAGCGAGGCGCGCATCACCGACCAATCCCCTTCGTGACGCTCCTGCAGCGCCGACAGCAGATGCTCGCGCTCCTGCTGAGGCGTGGCGGCGAGATAGGCGCGGCCGGCGGCGGTGGTGGCCAGCGGCAGGCGCACGCCGGCGTCCATGCGCAGGGACGTCGCTTCCGGCGGGCGGCAATTTTCCACGTAGATCATCGACAGCCAGTCACGACAGGTCAGGCCCACCGTGGTGTTGGTGCGGCGGGCGAAGGCGTCCATGTACGGCTTGGCCAACTGGCGCACGCGCAGGTTGGAAACGTAGGCGTAACCCAGCGCCAGCACGCCTGAATCGAGCTGGTACTTCTCGTGCTGCTGCGAGTAGCAGAGGTAGCCCAGCTGGGTCAGGGTGTAGGTCATGCGCGACACCGTTGCCTTGGGCAGGCCGGTGATCCGCGAGATTTCCTGGTTGCCGAGCACCACCGAGCCGTGGGTGAAGGCGCGCAGCACGTCCAGTCCGCGGGCGAGCGCCTCGACGTACTTGCGGTCCTTGGGGTTGCTGCTGTCTTCGACGTCGTCGCTCATGGGGCCTCGGCGGGGTATTCAGGTGGACGAGCGCCGCGCGCGGCGCGGGCGAACGATAGCAGATCGACCCCATTCCCCGCAGCGGTCCGGGCCTGCTCGTTGCGCCAGGCAAGCCTATCGCATACCATCAATTTCGACACGCTGTTTCACTGTGCAGAACAACAATTCGAAGCTCAGAGAAAAAGTACGGAGAAGTCGATGCCTGCCATTGCGACCGGATACGTGGCCAGCGAGATCGCCCGCCACGCCTACCAGAACCTGTACGACCTGCTGCAACGTGCCTCCCGCGAGTTCCCCGAACGCCACGCGTTCTCCTGCGGCGACAGCCATCTCACCTTCGCCGAACTGGACCGCCAGGCCGACGCCTTCGCCCGCTACCTGCGCCACCACGCCGGCCTGCAACCCGGCGACCGCCTGGCGCTGATGCTGCCCAACTCCCTGCAGTACCCCATCGCCACCTTCGGCGCGCTGAAGGCCGGCGTGGTGCTGGTGAACACCAACCCGCAATACACCGCCAGCGAGTTGCGCCACCAGTTGGCCGACTCCGGCGCCAGCGCCGTATTGCTGCTCGACCGCCTGCTGCCGCTGCTGCACGGCGTACAGGCGCACAGCGAGGTGCGGCAGATCCTGCTGACCTCGATCGACGACATGGAGCGCCCCCAGTTCGACAGCGACGAAACCGACTGCACGCGCTTCCAGCAGGCCCTGCGCCTGGGCGCCGAAGCGCCGCCGGTGCCCATCGAGCCGGGGCTGGATCGCCTCGCGCTGCTGCAATACACCGGCGGCACCACGGGCGTCTCCAAGGGCGCGATGCTCAGCCACCGCAGCCTGGTCGCCAACGTCGTGCAGACCCTGGAACTGTTCCTGCGCCCCGGCCTGCTGGAGCCGGCCACCGACGTGCGCATCGCGCCGCTGCCGCTGTATCACATCATGGCGTTCTCGACGAACCTGCTGTCCTCGGTGGGCATGGGCCTGCACACGGTGTTCATCCGCGACGGTCGCAACCTCGACGAGATCATCGGCGCCATGCGCCGCTATCCCTTCACCCTGATGAGCGGGATCAACACCCTGTTCGTCGGCCTGATGAACCACCCGGATTTCCCCGCCGTCGACTTCAGCCACCTGAAGTGGGTGACCTCCGGCGGGGCACCGCTGAACCGCGAAGTGGGCCGGCGCTGGGAGGCCGCGACCGGCGCGCCGGTGCGCGAAGGCTTCGGGCTCACCGAGGCATCGCCCGTGGTCTCCACCGGCACGCTGCACAGCCCGTATCGCGAGGGCTACGTCGGCCAGGCGCTGGTGGATACCGAGCTGCGCACGGTGGACGAGGAGGGCAACGACACCGGCCCCGACCAGCCCGGCGAGCTGTGGCTGCGTGGCCCGCAGGTGATGCAGGGCTACTGGCAGCGCCCGGAGGAAAGCGCCCAGGTGCTGACCGCGGACGGCTGGCTGAAGACCGGCGACATCGCCGAACTGGACGCCAACGGCATGCTGAAGATCGTCGACCGCAAGAAGGACATGATCCTGGTCTCCGGCTTCAACGTGTTCCCCAACGAGGTGGAAGACGCCGTGATGCGCCACCCCGGCGTGCGCGAGTGCGTGGCCATCGGCGTGCCGGACGAGCGCAAGGGCGAGTCGGTGAAGCTGTTCGTCAGCCTCAAGGATGAGTCGCTGGCGCCGGCGCAGATCATCGCCCACTGCCGCGAGCACCTCACCGGCTACAAGGTGCCGAGCTTCGTCGAGGTGCTCGACGAGCTGCCCAAGACCAGCGTCGGCAAGTTGCTGCGCCGTCAGCTGCGCGACCTGGAGCTGGCGAAAAGGACCACCGCGTGAGCGCA harbors:
- a CDS encoding AraC family transcriptional regulator, whose product is MSPLLFASSAFASTILLHAARLGLSAVDLRLRAGIAEALLEDHRGRIPALQVEQLWRECELASGNPHFGCEMVNGMATHCLQGLNILLDSAPDLGTSLRAFCEHVPSVTNCVDARLEFDGENTRLVLDPVTQDLHHFGLDAAVLTLIRNISRRIGRSPQGVFNAVGIGPRQRCEEMLTLWNVPWQVTPTPFLQLPTALLGTPLPGANEFLYQSLHRQWCGAAQTGEGDGLSLARIWLRSSDQPIERIAERIGYRQSGNFIRAFRKRFGITPKQFRLGQSIGA
- a CDS encoding DUF1302 domain-containing protein, with amino-acid sequence MTRIHPAAVPPVCRGRRPRSFAQPLLLSLAVTGASHAQATTFEMNDDWSLSTKTTLSLGASWSAQDPDRHLMTHANAVQAQHINNADGTSVSADDNRLNFKKGDPISQMFKGLTDFSLEGQGQGAFIRFKYWYDNAYETGDGRFKDFDDSGWPTLARYHGFDTLDAYVWKDFDVDEHPLNLKLGKQVLSWGEAILIQNGINVINPLDYSAFNKPGVDIKEGQLPVEMLSFNLGLTDKVNLEGFYQYNWRPSVLDGCGTFFATSDAIQPGCGPLYLSQTQTDAQMQASGLYAAHGDDQDPSDQGQWGVALRTLISSLNDAEAAFYYVNYHARLPYLELTARDASRPGNFPIGRVQGPVYAAAFPENIHLYGMSINGALPGWGTSLAAELSYRPNMPVGLNGPDMNVAMITGPAGSSAIDGIPASATTSGQSLDGWVRKPVWQMTASATQIIDNVLGATRLTLLGEAGVVHVGDVGDERLGRNAAFGRSARLDGAACNAPSTGVTNRYCTDDGFTTPWSWGYRLRAGLEYSDVLPGVNMLPSLNFRHDVEGYSYDPGGPFQEGQMAAGLSLAFNYLNDYSLEFGYNAFFGNNKYSTLDDRDFYSVSAKVDF
- a CDS encoding DUF1329 domain-containing protein; translated protein: MQLMRITALALAMGLAVGAHADSVADLGGKLTPVGAEKAANADGSIPAWDGGLAPNAGQVDAKGGYANPYAAEKPLFSITPANAAQYSQWLSPGEQAMLKRYPNTYRINVYPSHRSARLPDEINAETRKNAEQSKLADGGNGVLNYHRGVPFPLPREGVEAIWNHITRYRGGSIERTFSSANVKENGVYSLVRSQTEMNYAETLSDLPADANVLFLFKTRVLEPARLSGEAVLSHEPMDQVAEPRAAWQYIPGQRRVRRAPLIAYDNSARYSDGMITADSLDGFNGAPDRYDWKLVGKQELFVPYNSFRLYDRSVKYADILKTNHLNPDLARFEKHRVWVVEATLKPGARHIYSKRRYYLDEDSWNIVLGEFYDSRGELWRNYQSHAMPYYDKQFTYEALAGAFDLISGRYFVNGLMNEENSGLKTGQTAKMSDYTPSDLRRWAK
- a CDS encoding 3-hydroxyacyl-CoA dehydrogenase NAD-binding domain-containing protein translates to MSEAVQLERRGEIALVTVDNPPVNALGHAVRAGLLAAFQQADADPQVRAVVLVCSGRTFMAGADIREFGKPPQAPSLPEVVEVIEGSTKPSVAVIHGTALGGGLEVALSCHYRIARRDAQVGLPEVKLGLLPGAGGTQRLPRLAGVEKALDMIVSGTPIRAAEALEFNVVDELFDGDLSEAGLAFAQRLLADGKGPRRTGERNERVQQTGLAEVIAHKRGEVQKRLPGQFSPQRCIDAVEAATQLPLREGLARERALFQQCMESPQRAAQIHAFFAEREAAKVEGLAPETQPREVRSAAVIGGGTMGVGIVLCFANTGIPVKLLEVNDEALQRGLDRARSLYAASVARGSLGAEEMERRLGLISGVLDYAALGDVDVVVEAVFESLEVKRQVFEQLDAVCKPGAILASNTSSLDLDEIAAFTKRPQDVIGLHFFSPANVMRLLEVVRGKATSDAVLASAMQLGKRLKKVSVVVGVCDGFVGNRMIFQYGRQAEFLLEEGATPAQVDRALRTFGMAMGPLAVRDMSGLDISHAIRSRQRPNLKPGQTLPTVLDHLIAAGMLGQKTGTGFYLYGEGGRAPQDNPALPAMLEQAATERGISRGLVSDEEIVERCIYALINEAANILDEGIAQRASDVDVIFLNGYGFPAWRGGPLFHADSVGLAHVLERIREFHQRLGAWWKPAPLLERLVAEGRRFADL
- a CDS encoding acyl-CoA dehydrogenase family protein, yielding MDIHFTPDELAFRDEVRAFLEARLPKDIATKVRLGKHLNKGDHQRWQRVLTEQGWYATHWPEEYGGTGWNAVQKHIFEEECAAFGAPRTIPFGVNMVAPVIIKFGTPEQQAHYLPRILDGTDWWCQGYSEPGAGSDLASLKTRAARDGDHYVVSGQKTWTTLGQHADWIFCLVRTDPEAQQQRGISFLLIDMQTPGITVRPIITLDGEHEVNEVFFDNVRVPVENLVGRENEGWTCAKYLLTYERTGLAGIGASKAVLAHLKRVASRELCDGKPMLEDPLFRAQVAEVEMQLMAIEMSTLRILAAAREGGVPGAESSILKVKGTEIRQAISHLLRKVLGPYALPFIEDEFELGAEPLHADYSAAPASQYFNLRKLSIFGGSNEIQKNIVSKMILEL